One Nitrospirota bacterium genomic window, GCCTGACCGCCCTGGAGAACGTGGCCGTGGTGACCGAGATAGCCCCGTCCCCCATGAGGCCCGAGGACGCCCTCGGGCTGGTGGGGCTGGGCGACAGGCTCACCCACTTTCCCTCGCAGCTGTCCGGCGGACAGCAGCAGAGGGTGGCCATCGCTCGGGCCATAGCCAAGAACCCGGCCGTCCTCCTGTGCGACGAGCCCACCGGGGCCCTGGACTCAAAGACCGGAGTCGTCGTCCTGGAGGCCCTGGAGCGGGCCAACAGGGAGCTGGGCACCACCACGGCGGTCATCACCCACAACGCCGACATCGCCGGCATGGCCGACCGGGTGATTCACCTGAGCGACGGGCTCATAGCCGAGGTGCGGCGCAACGAGCAAAGGAAGCCTCCCCGGGAGATACACTGGTAGAGGGCCATGCGGGCGCTGAACAGAAAACTCTTCAGGGACCTCTGGGGCATGAGGGCGCAGGCCCTGGCGATAGCCCTGGTGATGGCAAGCGGGGTGGCCACCTACATAATGTCCGCGAGCACCCTGGATTCCCTCAGGCTCACCCGCTCGACCTTCTATCGCGAGTACCGTTTCGCCGATGTCTTCGCCTCCCTCAAGCGCGCCCCCCGGAGCCTGGAGGCGCGCATACGGGAAATCCCGGGTGTCCAGAGGGTCGAGACCCGGGTGGCCGCCGACGTGCGGCTTGAGGTCGAAGGCTTTGCCGACCCGGTCACCGGGAGGCTGGTCTCGGTGCCGGAGGGCGGGCAGCCCGTCCTGAACGCCCTTTACATCAGGCGCGGCAGGTACATAGAGCCGGGGAAGGAAGACGAGGTGCTGGTCAACGAGGCCTTTGCCGACGCCCACGGCTTGGGCCCCGGGGACAGCCTGGAGGCGGTCATAAACGGCAGGCGGAAGAAGCTCCACATCGTGGGGGTGGCCCTTTCCCCGGAGTTCATCTACCAGCTCAGCCCCGGGTCCGTGTTCCCCGACTTCAAGCGCTACGGGGTCATGTGGATGGGCCGGAAATCCCTGGCCGCGGCCTACGA contains:
- a CDS encoding ABC transporter ATP-binding protein, which translates into the protein MAPEAAGARDGVVFRTEGLTKVYEMGEVKVQALRGVDLELFSGELDVLLGPSGSGKSTLLNILGGLDTATSGRVTYRGTDLTEATEKELTEYRRFHVGFVFQFYNLIPSLTALENVAVVTEIAPSPMRPEDALGLVGLGDRLTHFPSQLSGGQQQRVAIARAIAKNPAVLLCDEPTGALDSKTGVVVLEALERANRELGTTTAVITHNADIAGMADRVIHLSDGLIAEVRRNEQRKPPREIHW